In the Methanococcus maripaludis genome, one interval contains:
- a CDS encoding RIO1 family regulatory kinase/ATPase, with protein sequence MANLDLKIDIAGLNAISSTLFDWEILIKLSEYIVFTEYVGRGHRGVVFKAFSDKYVDKYGNHIILAVKIPRLDTPKITIPNEGRILKKTNSFGVGPKVYEYSENHMVMEFVDGEMLKDCIDNLTPEEILFVIEETLRQCLRLDLHKIDHTEIQGGKHIMVSKKGIYIIDFDKAREHGPKNFTSAMSLLFGENYISKKIMHLLNLSEEKIILLRKYAKNYKTLFKN encoded by the coding sequence ATGGCCAATTTAGATTTAAAAATAGATATTGCGGGTCTCAACGCTATTTCTTCAACATTATTTGACTGGGAAATTTTAATAAAACTTTCAGAATATATTGTATTTACGGAGTACGTTGGAAGGGGACATAGGGGAGTTGTTTTTAAAGCATTTAGCGATAAATATGTTGATAAATATGGAAATCATATTATTTTAGCAGTAAAAATTCCAAGGCTCGATACGCCAAAAATTACAATTCCAAACGAGGGGCGAATCTTAAAAAAAACTAATTCATTTGGTGTGGGCCCAAAAGTTTACGAGTATTCTGAAAATCACATGGTAATGGAATTTGTTGATGGGGAAATGTTAAAGGATTGTATTGATAATTTAACTCCTGAAGAGATTTTATTTGTAATTGAAGAAACTTTAAGGCAGTGTCTTCGTTTAGATCTTCATAAAATCGACCACACTGAAATTCAGGGTGGAAAACATATAATGGTTTCAAAAAAAGGAATTTATATTATAGATTTCGACAAGGCTCGTGAACACGGCCCTAAAAACTTTACAAGTGCAATGTCTTTATTATTTGGGGAAAACTATATATCAAAGAAAATAATGCATTTATTAAACCTTTCAGAAGAAAAGATTATATTACTTAGAAAATATGCAAAAAATTATAAAACATTGTTTAAAAATTAA
- the albA gene encoding DNA-binding protein Alba: MDNTVYVGNKGVMNYVLAVITQFNSENADEVIIKARGKAISRAVDVEEMVRKRFMPEIKIKEINLGTDQVQSEDGKSINVSTIEIILTK, encoded by the coding sequence ATGGATAATACAGTGTACGTTGGAAACAAAGGCGTGATGAACTACGTCCTTGCAGTGATTACTCAATTTAACTCCGAAAATGCTGATGAAGTTATTATAAAAGCCAGAGGCAAGGCAATCAGCAGAGCCGTTGACGTTGAAGAAATGGTTAGAAAAAGATTCATGCCCGAAATTAAGATTAAAGAAATAAATTTAGGAACTGACCAAGTACAGAGTGAAGATGGAAAGTCCATTAACGTATCCACAATCGAAATAATTCTTACGAAATAA
- the hisS gene encoding histidine--tRNA ligase, translated as MIMFQKPKGTRDFLPEEMKKRKVIEKKLRKVFDSYNFSEINTPTFESFELLSKKTGDEIRTQLFVFKDHGDREMGLRPELTSSVARFYINEFKNTPKPVKLYYFTNCFRYENPQAGRYREFWQMGSELIGSNKPIADAEVINMAIEGLKEINMDFEINIGHLGVLKGVFEKYDLSDDEGNEIRRLIDKEDMDGLKSALNRIESEKNIEISEKVFEVLDLKGGREVISKLKEKLAEFESSIAALENLDSILEFVPHEYIINFGIARGLDYYTGMVFEIYGKREGARQVCGGGRYDNLIELFEGEPSPAVGFAYGFDRIMLNIDDFEVEEESIFVVPVKSSDMLLNECLKIAKTLREAGKAVELDLMGRKLNKALNYANTKGIKKVIIVGENDILEGKVALKNMETGEQSLIELKDILTI; from the coding sequence ATGATCATGTTTCAAAAACCTAAAGGTACACGGGATTTTTTACCTGAAGAAATGAAAAAAAGGAAAGTAATCGAAAAAAAACTTAGAAAAGTTTTTGACAGTTATAATTTTTCTGAAATAAACACGCCTACATTCGAAAGCTTTGAATTACTCTCTAAAAAAACAGGAGACGAAATCAGAACACAGCTTTTTGTTTTTAAAGACCATGGAGACAGAGAAATGGGTTTAAGACCTGAATTGACGTCTTCAGTTGCAAGGTTCTACATAAACGAGTTTAAAAATACTCCAAAACCAGTTAAACTCTACTACTTTACAAACTGTTTCAGGTATGAAAACCCGCAGGCTGGAAGGTACAGGGAATTCTGGCAGATGGGCTCTGAACTTATTGGAAGTAATAAACCTATTGCAGATGCAGAAGTTATAAACATGGCAATAGAAGGTTTAAAAGAAATTAACATGGATTTTGAAATAAACATTGGACACCTCGGTGTTTTAAAAGGTGTTTTTGAAAAATACGATCTTTCAGACGATGAAGGAAATGAAATAAGACGTCTTATCGATAAAGAAGATATGGATGGATTAAAATCAGCTTTAAACAGAATAGAATCCGAAAAAAATATTGAAATTTCAGAAAAAGTATTTGAAGTTCTCGATTTAAAAGGCGGAAGAGAAGTAATTTCCAAATTAAAAGAAAAATTAGCTGAATTTGAAAGTTCAATAGCTGCTTTAGAAAATCTTGACAGCATTCTTGAATTTGTGCCTCACGAATACATTATAAACTTCGGAATTGCAAGGGGACTTGACTACTATACCGGAATGGTCTTTGAAATTTACGGAAAAAGAGAAGGTGCAAGACAGGTATGCGGTGGTGGAAGGTACGATAATTTAATCGAGCTCTTCGAGGGTGAACCAAGCCCTGCTGTTGGTTTTGCTTACGGTTTTGACAGAATAATGTTAAATATCGATGATTTTGAAGTTGAAGAAGAATCAATATTTGTAGTTCCGGTTAAAAGTAGCGATATGCTTCTTAATGAGTGTTTGAAAATTGCAAAAACATTAAGGGAAGCTGGAAAAGCAGTAGAATTAGATTTAATGGGCAGAAAATTAAATAAAGCATTAAATTATGCGAATACAAAGGGCATTAAAAAAGTAATAATTGTTGGCGAAAATGATATTTTGGAAGGAAAAGTCGCTTTGAAAAATATGGAAACTGGAGAACAGTCTTTAATTGAATTAAAAGATATTTTAACTATCTAA
- a CDS encoding metal-sulfur cluster assembly factor codes for MVSKDDVLNALKQIADPHMGISIVDMGLISDVEVNDEGIVSFILTPTNPGCMSVIHMAGGAKHVVAELEGVKKVNVTVKGHMMEEDINKILSDEPVEKQ; via the coding sequence ATGGTTTCTAAAGATGATGTATTGAATGCATTAAAACAGATAGCAGACCCTCACATGGGCATCAGCATTGTTGACATGGGACTCATAAGTGATGTAGAAGTTAATGACGAAGGAATCGTTTCATTTATCTTAACACCTACAAACCCTGGCTGTATGAGTGTAATTCACATGGCTGGTGGTGCAAAACACGTTGTAGCGGAACTCGAAGGAGTTAAAAAAGTTAACGTTACAGTTAAAGGACACATGATGGAAGAAGATATAAACAAAATATTAAGCGACGAGCCAGTCGAAAAACAATAA
- the aspS gene encoding aspartate--tRNA(Asn) ligase: MYLIADWRRTHYSEEVIPEMDGQEVILMGWVHSIRALGKLAFVILRDREGTIQAVVPKQKVDEETFEIAKKLGKEDIIAIRGKVVANEKAPKGFEVIPIEIRVLNKADAPLPLDPSEKVPAEIDTRLDKRFLDIRRPKIQAIFKIRSEMLRSIRKTFADEGFVEVNTPKLVASATEGGTELFPISYFEKEAFLGQSPQLYKQMMMAGGFDKVFEIAQIFRAEEHNTRRHLNEAVSIDTEMSFVNEKDAMAMLEKVVYNCYADIEYNRPQEIELLELNWEIPEKTFDKLTYTEAIDIAISKGVEIEWGEDLSRAAERAVGDEMGGLYFITEWPTQTRPFYTLPHENDNKVCKAFDLMYKELEISSGAQRVHKYDLLVENISNMGMNPDSFETYLEAFKFGMPPHAGWGLGADRFAMVLTAQDNIRECVLFPRDRQRLTP; encoded by the coding sequence GTGTATTTAATAGCAGATTGGAGAAGAACACACTACTCAGAAGAAGTAATTCCTGAAATGGACGGTCAGGAAGTTATTTTGATGGGATGGGTTCACTCAATAAGGGCTTTAGGAAAACTCGCATTTGTAATTTTGAGAGACAGGGAAGGAACAATTCAAGCAGTAGTTCCAAAACAGAAAGTCGACGAAGAAACATTTGAGATTGCAAAAAAATTAGGAAAAGAAGATATAATTGCAATCAGGGGAAAAGTAGTTGCAAACGAAAAAGCTCCAAAAGGATTTGAAGTAATTCCTATTGAAATAAGAGTACTTAACAAGGCCGATGCACCGCTTCCACTCGATCCTTCAGAAAAAGTTCCTGCAGAAATCGATACAAGACTCGACAAAAGGTTCTTAGATATCAGAAGACCTAAAATTCAGGCAATATTTAAAATAAGATCTGAAATGTTAAGATCAATCAGAAAAACGTTTGCAGACGAAGGATTTGTCGAAGTAAACACTCCAAAATTAGTTGCAAGTGCGACAGAAGGTGGAACTGAATTATTCCCTATTTCATACTTTGAAAAAGAGGCATTTTTAGGCCAAAGCCCACAGCTTTACAAACAGATGATGATGGCTGGTGGATTTGACAAAGTGTTCGAAATTGCACAGATTTTCAGGGCAGAAGAACACAACACCAGAAGACACTTAAACGAAGCAGTTTCAATCGATACAGAAATGTCATTCGTAAACGAAAAAGATGCTATGGCAATGCTTGAAAAAGTAGTTTACAACTGTTACGCAGATATTGAATACAACAGACCTCAGGAAATTGAACTCTTAGAATTAAACTGGGAAATTCCTGAAAAAACATTTGACAAATTAACCTACACCGAAGCAATCGATATTGCAATTTCAAAAGGCGTAGAAATTGAATGGGGAGAAGATTTATCAAGAGCTGCTGAAAGAGCAGTTGGTGACGAAATGGGTGGCCTTTACTTTATTACTGAATGGCCAACACAGACAAGACCATTTTACACACTCCCACATGAAAACGACAATAAAGTCTGTAAAGCATTTGATTTGATGTACAAAGAGCTTGAAATATCTTCAGGAGCTCAGAGGGTTCACAAATACGACCTTTTAGTTGAAAATATTTCAAATATGGGTATGAATCCAGATTCATTTGAGACGTACCTTGAAGCATTCAAATTTGGAATGCCCCCACACGCAGGATGGGGACTTGGTGCTGACAGGTTTGCAATGGTTTTGACCGCACAGGACAACATCAGAGAATGTGTATTATTCCCAAGAGACAGGCAGAGATTAACTCCATAA
- the mtnA gene encoding S-methyl-5-thioribose-1-phosphate isomerase, giving the protein MNKDLRPIIWNDSEKKLVLIDQRKLPNELVYFECKNYKDVCFAIKDMVVRGAPAIGVAAAYGMALAELNGDDVEKACLELKETRPTAVNLFWALEKIIAAKKSGKSILEEAKLIHEEDIELCKKIGEIGEVLFEDGDTILTHCNAGALATSAYGTALSVIRFAHYNGKKINVLSDETRPRLQGAKLTCFELNYENIPVKAICDNTAGFVMSKGLVDKIIVGADRILSDYHVFNKIGTYSLAILAKYHNIPFYVAAPYSTFDFESRVEDIVIEERDESEVTHIDNVRVVAEGVSAYNFAFDCTPPELITGIITEKEIIYPNK; this is encoded by the coding sequence TTGAATAAAGATTTAAGACCTATAATTTGGAATGATTCAGAAAAAAAGCTTGTATTAATTGATCAAAGGAAATTACCAAATGAATTGGTATATTTTGAGTGCAAAAATTACAAAGATGTATGTTTTGCAATAAAAGACATGGTTGTCAGAGGTGCTCCAGCAATAGGTGTTGCAGCAGCTTACGGAATGGCTTTAGCTGAATTAAATGGGGATGATGTAGAAAAAGCATGCCTTGAATTAAAAGAAACACGGCCAACTGCAGTAAATCTGTTCTGGGCACTTGAAAAAATTATTGCAGCGAAAAAATCTGGAAAATCAATACTTGAAGAAGCTAAATTAATCCATGAAGAAGATATCGAACTTTGCAAAAAAATCGGGGAAATCGGAGAAGTTTTATTCGAAGATGGGGATACCATTTTAACGCACTGCAATGCAGGAGCGCTTGCAACATCTGCATATGGAACTGCTTTGAGTGTAATTCGATTTGCACACTACAATGGGAAAAAAATCAATGTATTGTCTGATGAAACACGGCCAAGATTACAGGGTGCAAAATTAACATGTTTTGAGTTAAATTATGAAAATATTCCTGTAAAAGCGATATGTGATAATACTGCAGGTTTCGTGATGAGTAAAGGACTAGTCGACAAGATAATAGTTGGTGCTGATAGAATCCTTTCAGATTATCATGTTTTTAATAAAATTGGAACGTATTCGCTTGCAATACTTGCAAAATACCACAATATTCCGTTCTATGTTGCAGCACCTTATTCAACTTTTGATTTTGAAAGTCGGGTTGAAGATATTGTTATCGAAGAAAGGGATGAATCAGAAGTAACGCATATCGATAATGTGCGTGTTGTGGCAGAAGGGGTTTCTGCATACAATTTTGCATTTGACTGCACGCCTCCAGAATTGATCACCGGAATAATTACCGAAAAAGAGATAATTTATCCAAACAAATAA
- a CDS encoding molybdopterin molybdotransferase MoeA, with amino-acid sequence MKYVKELISYNTAKNKVFEKFEEVLNDKFEEIEIKKAFGKICFEDIYAPCNIPMFNRSAMDGYAVIAEDTFGASQTNPIILNLVKNDSLNEEEIYRLSTGMKLPKNSNAVVMKEYTKEYDSFVEIYTGVHPNENVSRIGEDVKTGDLVIKKGDLITPYHVALISSLGIKKIKCYSLKIGVIATGDELLDIEDLESIEQLEKSAMIVNSNSMMVSDLVRETGLSPTAYRKVPDNSEELEKAIKQALLENDIVITTGGTSVGDRDYTIEIIKKIGNLIFHGVQIRPGRPVGFAEAEIDGKKKLLFVLSGYPVASAVQFELLIANYFKPRKSVRLQINRNIASSLGRTDIVRVKLVEIEGITKIEPLRITGSGVLSSMTKADGYMMIKENIEGYEKDEFVEVYLF; translated from the coding sequence ATGAAATATGTAAAGGAATTAATTAGCTACAATACCGCTAAAAATAAGGTTTTTGAAAAATTTGAAGAAGTATTGAACGATAAATTTGAAGAAATTGAAATAAAGAAGGCTTTTGGTAAAATCTGCTTTGAAGATATTTACGCTCCTTGCAATATCCCGATGTTTAACAGGTCTGCAATGGACGGCTATGCAGTAATTGCAGAAGATACCTTTGGAGCATCCCAAACAAACCCGATTATCTTAAATTTAGTCAAAAATGATTCATTAAATGAAGAAGAAATCTACAGGCTTTCTACTGGAATGAAACTTCCGAAAAACTCAAATGCAGTTGTAATGAAAGAATATACTAAAGAATACGATTCTTTCGTTGAGATATATACTGGAGTTCACCCTAATGAAAATGTGTCCAGAATCGGAGAAGACGTAAAAACTGGAGACCTTGTCATTAAAAAAGGAGATTTGATTACTCCTTACCACGTTGCTTTAATTTCATCGCTTGGAATTAAAAAAATAAAGTGTTATTCTTTAAAAATTGGAGTTATCGCAACAGGCGATGAATTACTTGATATCGAAGATCTTGAAAGTATCGAACAGCTCGAAAAAAGTGCGATGATTGTTAATTCAAACTCCATGATGGTTTCAGACCTTGTAAGAGAAACTGGTTTATCCCCAACAGCATACCGGAAAGTTCCAGATAATAGCGAAGAACTTGAAAAGGCAATTAAACAGGCGCTTTTAGAAAATGACATCGTTATTACCACTGGCGGAACATCTGTAGGAGATAGGGACTACACTATTGAGATAATTAAAAAAATTGGAAATTTAATATTTCACGGGGTTCAGATTAGACCTGGAAGACCTGTCGGCTTTGCAGAAGCTGAAATTGATGGAAAAAAGAAATTGTTATTCGTTCTTTCAGGATACCCTGTTGCATCAGCAGTTCAATTTGAACTTTTGATTGCAAATTACTTCAAACCTCGAAAATCAGTCAGACTCCAGATAAATCGAAATATCGCATCATCACTTGGAAGAACTGATATCGTAAGGGTAAAACTTGTAGAAATTGAAGGAATCACTAAAATTGAACCTTTAAGAATAACTGGAAGTGGGGTTTTGTCCTCGATGACGAAGGCAGATGGTTATATGATGATAAAGGAAAATATTGAAGGATATGAAAAGGACGAATTCGTTGAAGTTTACTTATTTTAA
- a CDS encoding respiratory chain complex I subunit 1 family protein has protein sequence MFENILTIETFEIILSMIGIPLIAFAISTWIPGIQRKIQARIQQRKGPSISSPGFWAIFKYLYKEAKEPVSDLPKLYKFMPLVSFVVVWMVLALTTIVNFHILSNEIGIIGLLKIEEMGYIIMGSLASTVMGIRMPFIDECKGSGYLNTIKMTLGQLSAVRAFKMITVGSFPFYLATLLPFVPHKSIFLVNLIGNNFLFTLGGLFGALAYVIGYIIMTKDYPFSIMHTKADVIEGPTMEYSGKYRALYLSVKELLMITLGSLFATLYLGIAPDILNPVTIMMNFAVALIFPIISAVVSAYTPVFTFRQVYPVSLFATVLGLMGALLALLGV, from the coding sequence ATGTTTGAAAATATTTTAACAATAGAAACGTTTGAAATTATCCTTTCAATGATTGGAATTCCTTTGATAGCTTTTGCGATTTCTACCTGGATTCCTGGAATTCAGAGAAAAATTCAGGCAAGAATTCAGCAAAGAAAAGGTCCATCAATATCTTCTCCGGGCTTTTGGGCGATATTTAAGTATTTATACAAGGAAGCAAAAGAGCCAGTTTCGGATCTTCCAAAACTGTACAAATTCATGCCCTTAGTTAGTTTTGTTGTAGTATGGATGGTTTTAGCATTAACAACAATAGTAAATTTCCACATTCTTTCAAACGAGATTGGTATCATCGGTCTTTTAAAAATTGAGGAAATGGGCTATATTATAATGGGGTCGCTTGCATCAACCGTAATGGGTATTCGAATGCCGTTCATTGATGAATGCAAAGGCAGCGGATATTTAAACACCATAAAGATGACCTTAGGACAGCTTTCAGCAGTTAGGGCATTTAAAATGATCACTGTTGGATCTTTCCCATTTTATTTGGCAACGCTACTCCCATTCGTACCTCATAAATCGATATTTTTAGTCAATTTGATTGGAAATAATTTTTTATTCACTTTAGGTGGGTTATTTGGAGCTTTGGCATACGTTATAGGATACATAATAATGACAAAAGACTACCCATTTTCAATAATGCACACAAAAGCGGACGTTATAGAGGGCCCTACAATGGAATACTCTGGAAAATACAGGGCACTTTACTTAAGCGTAAAAGAACTTTTAATGATAACTCTTGGAAGTTTGTTTGCAACATTATATCTTGGAATTGCACCGGATATCTTAAACCCAGTAACAATTATGATGAACTTTGCAGTTGCGCTAATATTCCCTATAATTTCTGCAGTAGTTAGTGCATACACCCCAGTATTTACTTTCAGGCAAGTATATCCTGTTTCGTTATTTGCGACAGTTCTGGGTCTTATGGGTGCCCTTTTAGCACTTTTGGGCGTTTAA
- a CDS encoding NADH-quinone oxidoreductase subunit B family protein → MLKELSRKKNIHVMLVYTGGCNGCDIEVVNCVLSPFYDAEQYNVFLTWNPREADVLVVTGCVTKAVSASLKKIYDEIPEPKAVVAAGACALMGGVYKNIGADLGTSSFIDGPVENIIPVDVKVPGCPPRPEDVITGIVKALPKILNG, encoded by the coding sequence ATGTTAAAAGAGCTTTCAAGAAAGAAAAATATTCACGTCATGCTTGTTTATACTGGCGGATGCAATGGTTGCGATATCGAAGTTGTAAACTGTGTTCTGTCTCCATTTTATGATGCTGAACAGTACAACGTATTTTTAACGTGGAATCCAAGAGAAGCGGATGTTTTGGTGGTAACTGGCTGTGTCACAAAAGCAGTTTCTGCATCACTTAAAAAAATATACGATGAAATTCCAGAACCAAAAGCAGTGGTGGCAGCAGGAGCCTGCGCATTGATGGGGGGAGTTTATAAAAATATCGGAGCAGATTTAGGAACTTCTAGCTTTATAGACGGCCCAGTTGAGAATATAATTCCTGTTGATGTAAAAGTTCCAGGATGCCCGCCAAGACCCGAAGATGTTATCACGGGAATTGTAAAAGCCCTGCCAAAAATCTTGAACGGGTGA
- a CDS encoding 4Fe-4S binding protein has product MTLKGLTKVFISGFYENLERIILGTDRYTSKEMTAEILKGIELPRSVFSEICIGCGGCKNACPTKAIEMIPVEPVKITETYSKESIPKIDYDKCVYCLYCHDFCPVFALFNEISPIHPRHVGEDLVLVDLSKLLEKPIEIPEEQLSKIAKILSINISGIVKREKKANSKV; this is encoded by the coding sequence ATGACGTTAAAAGGACTTACAAAAGTGTTTATTTCTGGTTTTTACGAGAATCTGGAGCGAATAATTCTCGGAACTGACAGATATACCTCAAAAGAAATGACCGCAGAAATTTTAAAGGGCATTGAACTTCCACGCTCAGTATTTTCTGAAATCTGTATTGGTTGCGGAGGGTGTAAAAACGCATGTCCTACAAAGGCTATTGAAATGATACCTGTAGAACCTGTTAAAATTACAGAAACCTATTCCAAAGAATCAATACCCAAAATAGACTATGATAAATGTGTATACTGTTTATACTGTCATGATTTCTGTCCCGTATTTGCATTATTTAATGAAATATCTCCAATTCATCCAAGGCATGTTGGAGAAGACCTTGTTTTAGTAGATCTTTCAAAGTTACTCGAAAAACCGATCGAAATTCCTGAAGAACAGCTATCAAAGATTGCTAAAATACTTTCAATTAACATTTCGGGAATTGTTAAGCGGGAAAAGAAAGCGAACTCAAAAGTGTAA
- a CDS encoding 4Fe-4S binding protein: protein MIVTDIKKCRTYEECENCKNKEISKCMEVCPTNAIKMIDGKAFSCITCGTCAKECPTGAIKKNEYGGYYVNRKLCTGCGICKNVCPIDIIDIREDSTGKAYPTGMCVMCGLCTTECPYNARLYFDPSSLKDTKNKMLMERYSTIFKMMGKTYEFQEPKHVKIVNPTERKVRHSISIDTEKCSSCGKCIYSCPKDTIIELEVVDGCTRCNICKDVCPVDAIEYGEVTENCILCGNCITKCPKDVLEISEFKVVKTKEDVKAKPEKHCINCGLCVDKCPSNALRFETGKILYDPKTCTLCNTCVKECPQGVRINKGEFVDGGCVLCELCIKECPEDAISIKERSKFNLVGKEECIACGTCSMVCPNDAITVKIDSLNLSGNKVHSEVIFNDNCVICEKCAIHCPRDVIENTSGYKKIVDRENSYIRTDDDYCVKCGLCTIICPNDAINKGEINTEKCEYCSACVNICPTRAIRIYRTWNEKTK from the coding sequence ATGATAGTAACAGACATCAAAAAATGCAGGACTTACGAAGAATGTGAAAATTGTAAAAATAAAGAAATTTCAAAATGCATGGAAGTTTGCCCGACAAATGCAATAAAGATGATTGACGGTAAAGCCTTTTCCTGTATTACCTGTGGAACATGTGCAAAAGAATGTCCAACCGGCGCAATTAAGAAAAACGAATACGGGGGATATTACGTCAACAGAAAACTCTGTACCGGATGTGGAATCTGTAAAAACGTATGCCCGATTGATATAATTGATATAAGAGAAGATTCAACTGGAAAAGCTTACCCCACTGGAATGTGTGTAATGTGTGGACTTTGTACTACTGAATGTCCTTATAATGCAAGACTCTACTTTGACCCGAGCAGCCTTAAAGATACCAAAAATAAAATGTTGATGGAAAGGTACTCTACAATTTTTAAAATGATGGGTAAAACTTACGAATTCCAAGAACCAAAACACGTGAAAATTGTAAACCCGACTGAGAGAAAAGTAAGACATTCAATTTCAATAGATACTGAAAAATGCAGTAGTTGTGGAAAATGTATCTATTCATGTCCTAAAGATACGATTATTGAATTAGAAGTGGTTGATGGATGTACTAGATGTAATATCTGTAAGGATGTGTGTCCTGTTGATGCAATAGAATACGGTGAAGTTACCGAAAACTGTATACTCTGTGGAAACTGCATTACAAAATGTCCTAAGGACGTTCTTGAAATTTCTGAATTTAAAGTTGTAAAAACAAAAGAAGACGTTAAAGCAAAACCTGAAAAACACTGTATAAATTGCGGTCTTTGTGTTGACAAATGTCCTTCAAACGCTTTAAGATTTGAGACCGGAAAAATACTTTACGATCCAAAAACCTGTACTTTATGTAACACTTGCGTTAAAGAGTGCCCTCAAGGAGTCAGGATAAATAAGGGAGAATTTGTTGATGGAGGATGTGTACTCTGTGAGTTATGCATTAAAGAATGTCCCGAAGATGCAATTTCCATCAAAGAAAGGTCAAAATTCAATTTGGTTGGTAAAGAAGAGTGCATTGCATGCGGAACATGTTCGATGGTCTGTCCAAACGATGCAATCACTGTAAAAATTGATAGTTTAAATTTAAGTGGAAATAAGGTACATTCAGAAGTTATTTTCAATGATAACTGTGTAATTTGCGAAAAATGTGCGATACACTGTCCAAGAGATGTTATTGAAAATACTTCTGGATACAAAAAAATAGTGGATAGGGAAAATTCGTACATAAGAACGGATGACGATTACTGCGTAAAATGCGGGCTTTGTACCATAATCTGTCCAAACGATGCAATAAATAAAGGCGAAATAAACACTGAAAAGTGTGAATACTGTTCAGCATGTGTTAACATCTGCCCTACAAGAGCGATAAGAATCTACCGAACATGGAATGAAAAAACCAAATAA
- a CDS encoding Na(+)/H(+) antiporter subunit B, with amino-acid sequence MTQKREIAVFLSFVFFGSAILYSIFNINVVEGVNYIYTQNYIVPNLITAVLFDWRGFDTLGECMILVTSVLVTGMVFGRGLFETEFLKEVYSESNEESDTETGFTSIIKVLAMPFSILLMSLGVSIILGGHITPGGGFQGGSLIAAAYILSIVAFGSKTPVKFKHHFLESLESFGAILFMTLGVLGIIVSGYYLFNFGDLFGYPVFLSPSGLENTGIIPYLNIAVGLKVLAGLSTITFLLTGEKVVKDYIVRE; translated from the coding sequence ATGACTCAAAAAAGAGAAATTGCAGTTTTTCTGTCATTTGTATTCTTTGGATCGGCAATATTATATTCGATATTCAATATAAATGTCGTAGAGGGCGTAAATTATATTTACACACAAAATTACATCGTTCCAAACTTGATAACGGCAGTTCTGTTTGACTGGAGAGGTTTCGATACTTTAGGGGAATGTATGATTCTTGTAACATCCGTTTTAGTTACGGGAATGGTTTTTGGAAGGGGATTATTCGAAACAGAATTTTTAAAGGAAGTTTATTCGGAATCTAACGAAGAATCAGACACCGAAACTGGATTTACTTCAATAATTAAGGTTTTAGCAATGCCTTTCAGTATATTATTAATGTCTTTGGGAGTTTCCATAATTTTGGGCGGACACATAACTCCAGGTGGGGGATTCCAGGGCGGTTCATTAATTGCAGCAGCATATATCTTAAGCATAGTTGCATTTGGATCAAAAACTCCTGTTAAATTTAAACACCACTTTTTAGAGTCATTGGAATCGTTTGGAGCAATATTATTCATGACGTTAGGTGTTCTTGGAATAATTGTTTCAGGGTATTATCTCTTTAATTTTGGAGATTTATTTGGATACCCTGTATTTTTATCCCCTTCAGGACTCGAAAATACTGGAATTATTCCGTATTTGAATATTGCAGTAGGTTTAAAGGTATTAGCTGGTCTTTCAACAATTACATTCCTATTAACTGGTGAAAAGGTAGTTAAAGACTACATCGTCAGGGAATAG